Proteins encoded together in one Planctomyces sp. SH-PL14 window:
- a CDS encoding metallophosphoesterase family protein: protein MKILLVADVHGNWPALSAIREDFDVCLFLGDLVDYCTDPVPCIDWVRSHATQFVRGNHDHSVAQHIPARGNTGYRRWAQATRPVQWKLIDRPRMKFLARMPTMQFARFADLSFCMVHATPRDPMDEYLPNDPALWKDRTAGIESRFVCCGHTHNPFVLDLGGTTVINPGSVGQPRDGDPRASYAVIEDGRVELRRVEYDIGATLRQMVGCGVPEETVGVVEMALRQGGQIDPELFGRITLPDPLASE from the coding sequence ATGAAGATACTGCTCGTTGCCGATGTTCACGGCAATTGGCCCGCCTTGAGCGCGATCCGTGAGGATTTTGACGTCTGTCTCTTCCTGGGCGATCTCGTCGACTACTGCACGGACCCGGTCCCCTGCATTGACTGGGTGCGGAGTCATGCGACGCAGTTCGTCCGCGGCAATCACGACCACTCCGTGGCCCAGCACATTCCGGCCCGGGGGAACACGGGTTATCGCCGCTGGGCGCAGGCGACGCGGCCGGTGCAGTGGAAGCTGATCGACCGGCCGCGGATGAAGTTCCTGGCCCGGATGCCGACGATGCAGTTCGCGCGGTTTGCGGATCTCTCGTTCTGCATGGTCCACGCGACGCCGCGGGATCCGATGGACGAGTACCTCCCGAACGATCCCGCTCTCTGGAAGGACCGGACGGCGGGGATCGAGAGCCGTTTCGTCTGCTGCGGACATACTCACAACCCGTTCGTGCTGGATCTGGGGGGGACGACGGTTATCAACCCGGGGAGCGTCGGTCAGCCGCGCGACGGCGACCCGCGGGCCTCTTACGCCGTGATTGAAGACGGCCGTGTCGAGTTGCGGCGGGTCGAGTACGACATCGGCGCCACGCTGCGGCAGATGGTGGGGTGCGGGGTTCCGGAGGAGACGGTCGGTGTGGTCGAGATGGCGCTGCGGCAGGGAGGGCAGATTGATCCGGAGCTGTTCGGGCGGATCACGCTGCCGGACCCGCTGGCTTCAGAGTGA
- the lpxB gene encoding lipid-A-disaccharide synthase: MHVFFSVGEPSGDQHAAHLITELRRRDPSLRISGFGGPRMSAAGFEKLFNLTDLAVMGFFAVVPLLWKFLKLYWQAKAFLKAERPDMVVLVDFPGFNWHIAKAAKRLGIRVVYYCPPQIWAWGPWRILYMRWVDHVLSVLPFEAEWYRKKRVSVEYVGHPFFDEVAEHPLDEVFCQHLKSRAPVTIGLLPGSRSKELSGNFNAMLETARRLCERHSNIRFHVACYKPAHQEFCLKRLAEFSTPLPIDVHVGRTSEIIASVDCCLMVSGSVSLEVLSRALPAAALYRIGSWTKLCKPYFITVPYFSLPNLMADRPVMPEFLMGDDPEPEIAGMTRLLDVWLSVPGVLGGVRAELEDLRSKNAQRGGLVNATEALIRQLEIARPQSRETIRRVA; the protein is encoded by the coding sequence ATGCACGTTTTCTTTTCCGTCGGCGAACCGAGCGGTGATCAGCACGCGGCCCATCTCATCACGGAGTTGCGGCGGCGCGATCCCAGCCTGCGGATCTCCGGCTTCGGCGGCCCGCGGATGTCCGCGGCCGGCTTCGAAAAGCTGTTCAACCTGACCGACCTGGCGGTGATGGGGTTCTTTGCCGTCGTCCCGCTGCTGTGGAAGTTCCTGAAGCTTTACTGGCAGGCGAAGGCGTTCCTGAAGGCCGAACGGCCGGACATGGTCGTGCTGGTCGACTTCCCCGGCTTCAACTGGCACATTGCCAAGGCGGCCAAGCGGCTCGGGATCCGCGTCGTCTACTACTGCCCGCCGCAGATCTGGGCCTGGGGCCCGTGGCGGATCCTCTACATGCGGTGGGTCGACCACGTCCTGTCGGTCCTGCCGTTCGAGGCGGAGTGGTACCGGAAGAAGCGGGTCTCCGTGGAGTACGTCGGCCATCCGTTCTTTGACGAAGTTGCCGAGCACCCGCTCGACGAGGTCTTCTGCCAGCACCTCAAGAGCCGCGCCCCGGTCACGATCGGCCTCCTTCCCGGCTCCCGTTCCAAGGAGCTCTCGGGGAACTTCAACGCCATGCTCGAAACCGCCCGGCGGCTCTGCGAGCGGCACTCGAACATCCGGTTCCACGTCGCCTGCTACAAGCCGGCGCATCAGGAGTTCTGCCTGAAGCGGCTTGCGGAGTTCTCCACGCCGCTCCCGATTGACGTCCACGTCGGGCGGACGTCGGAGATCATCGCCAGTGTCGACTGCTGCCTGATGGTCTCCGGCTCGGTCAGCCTCGAAGTCCTCTCTCGCGCTCTCCCGGCTGCGGCCCTGTATCGGATCGGATCGTGGACGAAGCTCTGCAAGCCGTACTTCATCACGGTCCCGTACTTCTCGCTCCCGAACCTGATGGCGGACCGGCCGGTGATGCCTGAGTTCCTGATGGGGGACGATCCGGAGCCGGAGATCGCGGGGATGACGCGGCTGCTCGACGTGTGGCTTTCGGTGCCGGGGGTTCTCGGCGGCGTCCGGGCTGAACTGGAAGACTTGCGGTCGAAGAATGCTCAGCGGGGTGGACTCGTCAATGCGACGGAAGCTCTGATCCGCCAGTTGGAGATCGCCCGTCCGCAAAGCAGGGAAACGATCCGGCGGGTGGCCTAA